In Pseudomonas bubulae, the following proteins share a genomic window:
- the trbG gene encoding P-type conjugative transfer protein TrbG translates to MKKTLISSLIAGVLLPGFVQAADSQADMANKYFAPDTVKLTPQEQKAIGIGKKWQTGQATSNATPGGDGAITFLYGSGQTQVVCAVLQVCDISLQPGEQFNTLNGGDPRFTVEPGISGSGADQTVHLILKPLDVGLDTALVVMTDRRTYHFRLRSTRNESMPYARFMYPEDAAAKWASIRNAEAKDRHDNTIPQTREYLGNLDFNYSIDGKARWKPVRVYNDGTKTIIEMPDGMRQSESPTLLVVRRDGGIFRDAETQMVNYRVQGNRYVVDTIFDKAILVAGVGSSQDKITIEREAK, encoded by the coding sequence ATGAAAAAGACACTGATTTCCTCGTTAATTGCCGGCGTTCTTTTGCCAGGTTTTGTACAAGCCGCCGACAGCCAAGCGGATATGGCAAACAAGTATTTTGCCCCGGACACTGTGAAGCTGACCCCGCAGGAGCAAAAAGCTATCGGGATCGGCAAAAAATGGCAGACCGGCCAAGCGACTAGCAACGCGACACCAGGCGGCGACGGCGCCATTACCTTCCTATATGGCAGTGGGCAAACCCAAGTGGTCTGCGCTGTCCTCCAGGTCTGCGATATCTCCTTGCAGCCTGGTGAGCAGTTCAACACGCTGAACGGTGGCGATCCTCGTTTCACCGTTGAGCCTGGCATCAGCGGCTCCGGTGCAGACCAAACCGTTCACTTGATTTTGAAGCCGCTCGACGTGGGCCTGGATACCGCGCTGGTCGTGATGACCGACCGCCGTACTTACCACTTCCGTCTGCGTTCAACTCGCAATGAAAGCATGCCTTACGCGCGCTTCATGTATCCCGAAGATGCTGCTGCCAAGTGGGCATCGATTCGGAATGCCGAGGCTAAAGACCGTCACGACAACACTATTCCTCAAACCCGGGAATACCTGGGCAACTTGGACTTTAACTACTCCATCGACGGCAAGGCGCGCTGGAAGCCGGTGCGTGTCTACAACGACGGCACGAAAACCATCATTGAAATGCCCGATGGCATGCGTCAAAGCGAGTCTCCAACCCTGCTGGTAGTACGTCGCGACGGCGGCATCTTCCGAGATGCTGAAACGCAAATGGTCAACTACCGCGTCCAGGGCAATCGCTATGTGGTGGACACGATTTTCGACAAGGCAATTCTCGTTGCCGGCGTCGGGTCGAGCCAGGACAAAATCACCATTGAGCGGGAGGCCAAGTGA